A section of the Streptomyces sp. NBC_01363 genome encodes:
- a CDS encoding aminoglycoside phosphotransferase family protein: MSATHPIDVPAAFAASYGTNGGTSGRAWIAALPGLAADFLDRWTLRLDGPAAHGMASLVLPVARANGMPAVLKLQQVSEDNIGAAPGLRVWDGNGAVHLLDHDPGTGTMLLERLDAARPLSAVTDDTAAVQILAELMARLVAVPAPPGFRQLADIAAAMLDEVPRAVPMLRDPAERQLVRTCASAVAELLGEPGDRLLHWDLHYDNILAGQREPWLAIDPEPLAGDPGFELLPALDNRWAEVVATGDVTRTVLRRFDQLTEVLGLDRQRATGWTLGRVLQNALWDIEDGRTALEPTQITIATTLLSRQGREHRR; the protein is encoded by the coding sequence ATGAGTGCCACCCACCCCATCGACGTCCCCGCCGCGTTCGCCGCGTCCTACGGCACGAACGGTGGTACGTCCGGCCGTGCCTGGATCGCCGCGCTGCCCGGACTGGCCGCGGACTTCCTGGACCGCTGGACCCTGCGGCTGGACGGCCCCGCAGCACACGGCATGGCCTCGCTGGTGCTGCCGGTGGCCCGCGCGAACGGCATGCCCGCGGTGCTGAAGCTCCAGCAGGTCTCCGAGGACAACATCGGCGCCGCGCCGGGCCTGCGGGTGTGGGACGGCAACGGGGCGGTGCACCTGCTCGACCACGATCCGGGCACCGGCACGATGTTGCTGGAACGGCTGGACGCGGCGAGGCCGCTGTCGGCGGTGACGGACGACACGGCCGCCGTGCAGATCCTCGCCGAGCTGATGGCCCGCCTGGTCGCGGTGCCCGCGCCACCGGGCTTCCGGCAGTTGGCCGACATCGCCGCGGCCATGCTCGACGAGGTGCCGCGTGCCGTGCCGATGCTGCGCGACCCCGCCGAACGGCAACTGGTGCGCACCTGCGCGTCCGCGGTGGCCGAACTCCTCGGCGAACCGGGCGACCGCCTGCTGCACTGGGACCTGCACTACGACAACATCCTCGCCGGACAGCGGGAACCGTGGCTGGCCATCGATCCCGAGCCGCTGGCCGGCGACCCGGGTTTCGAGCTGTTGCCGGCGCTGGACAACCGCTGGGCCGAGGTCGTGGCGACCGGTGACGTGACCCGCACGGTGCTCCGCCGCTTCGACCAGCTGACCGAGGTGCTCGGCCTGGACCGGCAGCGGGCGACCGGCTGGACGCTGGGCCGCGTCCTGCAGAACGCGCTGTGGGACATCGAGGACGGCAGGACCGCCCTGGAGCCGACCCAGATCACCATCGCCACGACCCTGTTGAGCCGTCAGGGACGGGAGCACCGCCGATAG
- a CDS encoding DUF664 domain-containing protein produces MNSADLLTDAFSRVRETVHSAVEGLSRADLHARLDDGANSIGWLVWHLTRIQDDHVSDAAGVEQVWFSEDWASRFDLPFAKEATGYGHSSADVAAVRVGSAELLLGYHDAVHERTVGFVRGLDDAALDRIVDEAWSPPVSLGVRLISVISDDLQHAGQAAFVRGALERR; encoded by the coding sequence ATGAACAGTGCTGACCTTTTGACCGACGCGTTCAGCCGCGTCCGGGAGACGGTGCACTCGGCGGTCGAGGGCCTTTCACGCGCCGACCTCCATGCTCGTCTCGACGACGGTGCGAACTCGATCGGCTGGCTCGTCTGGCATCTCACTCGGATCCAGGACGACCATGTCTCGGACGCGGCCGGTGTCGAGCAGGTCTGGTTCTCCGAGGACTGGGCCTCCCGCTTCGATCTGCCTTTCGCGAAGGAGGCCACCGGGTACGGACACAGCAGCGCGGATGTCGCGGCCGTGCGGGTGGGCTCGGCCGAACTGCTGCTCGGCTACCACGACGCGGTCCACGAGCGGACCGTCGGGTTCGTGCGCGGGCTCGACGACGCGGCTCTGGACCGCATCGTCGACGAGGCGTGGTCGCCGCCGGTCAGCCTCGGAGTGCGTCTGATCAGCGTGATCTCGGACGATCTGCAGCACGCAGGTCAGGCCGCCTTCGTCCGGGGAGCGCTGGAGCGCCGGTAG
- a CDS encoding NUDIX domain-containing protein, with translation MGSDVRSRISAYALAVADHQLLLTRLSDSSPVFMPGLWHLPGGGIDPGEQPRESLARELYEETGLELLDARLVDARSYTAHRLGVNWHLVGLFYVVDLKPGQLAVTKTDDSTSDVSWMPLSGLEESRLSPAAIDGLAMIGAQPVRQ, from the coding sequence GTGGGAAGTGACGTACGTTCACGTATCTCGGCATATGCGCTCGCCGTCGCGGATCACCAGTTGCTGCTGACCCGGCTCTCGGACAGCTCACCGGTCTTCATGCCCGGACTGTGGCACCTGCCCGGCGGAGGCATCGATCCCGGTGAGCAGCCGCGGGAGTCACTGGCCCGTGAACTGTACGAGGAGACCGGCCTGGAGCTTCTCGACGCCCGGCTGGTGGACGCGCGGTCGTACACCGCGCACCGGCTCGGAGTGAACTGGCATCTCGTGGGTCTCTTCTACGTGGTCGACCTCAAACCGGGACAGCTCGCGGTCACCAAGACCGATGACTCCACCTCCGACGTCAGCTGGATGCCCTTGTCGGGCTTGGAGGAGTCACGGCTGTCCCCCGCGGCGATCGACGGTCTCGCGATGATCGGCGCGCAGCCGGTGCGTCAGTAG
- a CDS encoding phosphotransferase — protein sequence MRSDAPAVVDRGRYQDAVTPWERQDWREDVFGWAERRLAAHGLRETGPRKVRLRPWSVLVRMSVAGGEAVWFKANPPASAFEAGLTEALARWVPGYVLKPLAVDVGRGWSLLPDGGTLFRDALDSAARTAVDPRAWEEPLRQYAGMQRALVPYTDEIERLGVPGARTAVLPETFDRVVEENTALEPADRKVLRELRPRLVGWCEELAAAGIADTLDHSDLHDGQLFAPEPGRFTFFDWGDAAVAHPFCSFLVPARAARERFGPEALPRLRDAYLEQWTGDGRTQAELRRALSLAWRLGAIGRACSWGRLFPAASSSVGGAGDTESAGWLLELATEPPL from the coding sequence ATGCGAAGTGATGCGCCGGCCGTGGTGGACCGAGGGCGGTACCAGGACGCGGTGACGCCCTGGGAACGGCAGGACTGGCGGGAGGACGTCTTCGGATGGGCGGAACGAAGGCTCGCCGCTCATGGGCTGCGAGAAACCGGGCCACGGAAGGTGAGGCTCCGGCCGTGGTCCGTGCTGGTGCGGATGTCCGTCGCGGGCGGCGAAGCCGTGTGGTTCAAGGCCAACCCGCCCGCCAGCGCCTTCGAGGCGGGGCTGACCGAGGCATTGGCCCGCTGGGTGCCCGGGTACGTGCTGAAGCCGCTCGCCGTCGACGTCGGCCGGGGCTGGTCCCTGCTTCCGGACGGCGGCACGCTCTTCCGCGACGCACTCGACTCGGCGGCCCGTACCGCGGTCGATCCGCGTGCCTGGGAGGAACCGCTGCGGCAGTACGCCGGAATGCAACGTGCCCTCGTTCCGTACACCGACGAGATCGAACGGCTCGGTGTCCCCGGCGCGCGCACGGCCGTGCTCCCGGAGACCTTCGACCGGGTCGTAGAGGAGAACACCGCACTGGAGCCCGCCGACCGCAAGGTCCTGCGCGAGTTGCGGCCCCGGCTCGTCGGGTGGTGCGAGGAGCTCGCGGCAGCGGGCATCGCCGATACGCTCGACCACTCCGATCTGCACGACGGCCAGCTCTTCGCGCCGGAGCCGGGCCGTTTCACGTTCTTCGACTGGGGCGACGCGGCCGTCGCCCACCCGTTCTGCAGCTTCCTCGTCCCCGCCCGTGCGGCCCGTGAACGGTTCGGGCCCGAGGCGCTGCCCCGGCTGCGCGACGCCTACCTGGAACAGTGGACGGGCGACGGCCGCACGCAGGCCGAGCTGAGGCGTGCGCTGAGTCTGGCCTGGCGGCTCGGAGCGATCGGCCGGGCCTGCTCCTGGGGACGGCTCTTCCCCGCCGCGTCCAGCAGTGTGGGCGGGGCCGGCGACACGGAGAGCGCGGGCTGGCTGCTGGAACTCGCCACCGAGCCACCGCTGTAG
- a CDS encoding DUF4291 domain-containing protein: protein MTSQHRIRADYDARTIVVYQAYSPAVAGPALRAKRFVPPFSFNRMTWIKPSFRWLMHRSNWAQKSGQERILAVRITRAGWEEALSQAVLTTADPSAVAQAPVHVQWDPERSLRGAALNHYSIQVGVGRGLIRAFAEEWVVELTDMTPRVQKIAALRQSGRTAQAQRLLPPERIYPVPPAVAKGLRIDA from the coding sequence ATGACTTCGCAGCACCGGATACGGGCCGACTACGACGCCCGGACGATCGTCGTCTATCAGGCGTACTCGCCGGCGGTCGCCGGTCCGGCCCTGCGGGCGAAACGGTTCGTACCGCCGTTCTCGTTCAACCGGATGACCTGGATCAAGCCGTCGTTCCGCTGGCTCATGCACCGCAGCAACTGGGCGCAGAAGTCGGGCCAGGAGCGGATTCTCGCGGTACGGATCACCCGGGCCGGATGGGAGGAGGCTCTCTCGCAGGCCGTGCTGACGACGGCCGACCCGTCGGCTGTCGCCCAGGCGCCCGTGCACGTCCAGTGGGATCCCGAACGCTCACTGCGGGGAGCCGCGCTCAATCACTACAGCATCCAGGTCGGGGTGGGACGCGGTCTGATCCGCGCCTTCGCCGAGGAGTGGGTCGTCGAGCTCACCGACATGACGCCCCGGGTCCAGAAGATCGCGGCGCTCAGACAGAGCGGCCGGACCGCGCAGGCCCAGCGGCTGCTTCCGCCCGAGCGGATCTACCCGGTGCCCCCGGCCGTCGCGAAGGGCCTTCGGATCGACGCCTGA
- a CDS encoding ABC transporter substrate-binding protein, giving the protein MASTAGTETRNRTARRSRAAAAVVTALGLLGTATACGGDTSAGGAGGSTVVVAISGDPGSLSPTTALVSTALAMNSFAYDTLVHIDADGSLLPGVAEKWSATTTSAKFTIRPGVTCEDGSALTAEDVAAEYNHIADPKNQSPMLGLSVPVTAVAKADKAARTVNVTTTKPAPFIVQMARLLPLLCKKSLARPTVLARATNASGPYRLTEAVPGDHYTYVKRDGYSWGPRGSTGAGLPGKVVVKVVANESTAANLLMAGQINVALINGADQDRLDAAKVEKRSLQALFGQLLFNQAAGRPTADLAVRRALVSVLDLEQLGNVATGGKGRPATGIGEIAPTPCSGDTVKGNLPAHGTAKAAAALTGAGWVKSGGTWTKDGKPLTVGFSYATNQGPQVGSAVELAVQQWTSFGVKAKAEPKGSGSIVSTLGGGDWDIAWAPIGVTLPDQLTQFYDGPPPPKGNNFGAIANPEYHRLTAQAAAKPGAAGCALWDAADAALVKNVDIVPIVSKANRYYGKGVTFEVDGSGIVPSTLRRSAD; this is encoded by the coding sequence ATGGCCAGCACCGCAGGCACGGAGACCAGGAACAGAACGGCCCGCAGGTCCCGGGCGGCGGCCGCGGTGGTCACGGCGCTCGGCCTGCTCGGCACCGCGACCGCATGCGGCGGCGACACGTCCGCAGGGGGTGCCGGCGGCTCGACGGTGGTGGTCGCCATCTCCGGTGATCCGGGCAGCCTCAGCCCCACCACGGCGCTGGTCAGCACCGCACTGGCGATGAACTCCTTCGCGTACGACACGCTCGTGCACATCGACGCCGACGGCTCGCTACTGCCGGGAGTGGCCGAGAAGTGGTCCGCCACGACCACCTCGGCGAAGTTCACCATCCGCCCCGGAGTCACCTGCGAGGACGGCTCGGCCCTCACCGCCGAGGACGTGGCCGCCGAGTACAACCACATCGCCGATCCGAAGAACCAGTCGCCGATGCTCGGCCTCTCCGTCCCCGTCACCGCGGTGGCCAAGGCCGACAAGGCGGCCCGGACGGTCAACGTCACCACGACGAAGCCCGCCCCGTTCATCGTGCAGATGGCCCGGCTGCTGCCGCTGCTGTGCAAGAAGAGCCTGGCGAGGCCGACCGTACTGGCCAGGGCCACCAACGCGAGCGGCCCCTACCGGCTGACCGAGGCGGTCCCGGGCGACCACTACACGTACGTCAAGCGTGACGGGTACAGCTGGGGGCCCCGCGGATCCACCGGTGCCGGCCTTCCCGGCAAGGTGGTGGTCAAGGTGGTCGCCAACGAGTCGACCGCGGCCAATCTCCTGATGGCCGGTCAGATCAATGTCGCCCTCATCAACGGTGCCGACCAGGACCGGCTGGACGCGGCCAAGGTGGAGAAGCGGAGCCTGCAGGCGCTGTTCGGACAGCTCCTGTTCAACCAGGCCGCCGGCCGTCCGACCGCCGACCTCGCGGTACGCAGGGCGCTGGTCTCCGTGCTGGATCTCGAACAGCTGGGAAACGTCGCCACCGGCGGGAAGGGCAGGCCGGCGACCGGCATAGGTGAGATCGCCCCCACCCCCTGCTCCGGCGACACGGTGAAGGGCAACCTCCCCGCCCATGGCACGGCGAAGGCAGCCGCCGCACTCACCGGGGCCGGCTGGGTGAAGAGCGGCGGCACCTGGACCAAGGACGGCAAACCGCTCACCGTCGGGTTCAGCTACGCGACCAATCAGGGGCCGCAGGTCGGCTCGGCGGTCGAACTGGCCGTCCAGCAGTGGACGTCCTTCGGCGTGAAGGCGAAGGCGGAACCCAAGGGCTCCGGCAGCATCGTCAGCACCCTCGGCGGCGGCGACTGGGACATCGCCTGGGCGCCCATCGGAGTCACGCTCCCCGACCAGCTGACCCAGTTCTACGACGGTCCGCCGCCGCCGAAGGGCAACAACTTCGGCGCCATCGCCAACCCCGAGTACCACCGGCTCACCGCCCAGGCCGCGGCCAAGCCCGGCGCCGCCGGCTGCGCCCTGTGGGACGCGGCCGACGCCGCCCTGGTCAAGAACGTCGACATCGTGCCGATCGTCAGCAAGGCGAACCGGTACTACGGCAAGGGGGTCACCTTCGAGGTGGACGGCAGCGGTATCGTCCCGAGCACCCTGCGCCGGAGCGCCGACTGA
- a CDS encoding ABC transporter permease, with product MATITLDSLGARVRNPWTGFALRRTWRLLVSLAALVTAAFAMIHLIPGDPVRAALGTTADPALVAARRQSLGLDQSLLKQYGDFVGNLLQGRLGESIGAQMPVSEIISSRLPATLQIAVPAFVLILLIAVPVGMTAAVLTKDGRRRRGELAFTGVTGFLGAVPEFLLAVGLIAAFAVAWPLFPVASRGGPDSYVLPVLALTVVPAATLSRIVRVETLRVLGEDYMRTARAKRLPARLRYLRHALPNLLTSSLTLGGLLFSSLLAGTVLVENVFAWPGLGTTIVQAITEKDYPLVQGVVLVYGAAALLITFAVDVAVAVADPQSTVRGS from the coding sequence ATGGCGACGATCACCCTGGACTCCCTGGGGGCGAGGGTCCGCAACCCGTGGACCGGATTCGCCCTGCGTCGCACCTGGCGGCTGCTGGTGTCGCTCGCGGCGCTGGTCACGGCCGCATTCGCGATGATCCACCTGATCCCCGGCGATCCGGTCCGGGCGGCTCTCGGCACCACCGCCGACCCGGCCCTGGTCGCCGCCCGCAGACAGTCGCTCGGCCTCGACCAGTCGCTGCTGAAGCAGTACGGCGACTTCGTCGGGAACCTCCTCCAGGGCAGGCTCGGCGAGTCGATCGGCGCCCAGATGCCGGTGTCCGAGATCATCTCCAGCCGGCTCCCGGCCACCCTGCAGATCGCCGTCCCCGCGTTCGTGCTGATCCTGCTGATCGCCGTTCCCGTCGGCATGACGGCCGCGGTACTGACCAAGGACGGCCGGAGGCGACGCGGTGAACTCGCCTTCACCGGGGTCACCGGGTTCCTGGGCGCGGTGCCCGAATTCCTGCTGGCGGTGGGCCTGATCGCGGCGTTCGCCGTGGCGTGGCCGCTCTTCCCGGTCGCCTCGCGGGGCGGCCCGGACTCCTACGTACTGCCGGTGCTCGCCCTGACCGTCGTACCGGCGGCGACGCTGTCACGCATCGTCCGGGTGGAGACCCTACGGGTGCTCGGCGAGGACTACATGCGGACCGCACGGGCGAAGCGGCTCCCGGCCCGGCTGCGCTATCTGCGGCACGCGCTGCCCAATCTGCTGACCTCCTCGCTCACCCTGGGCGGCCTGCTGTTCAGCTCGCTGCTCGCCGGCACCGTGCTGGTCGAGAACGTCTTCGCCTGGCCAGGCCTCGGCACCACGATCGTCCAGGCGATCACCGAGAAGGACTATCCGCTGGTCCAGGGCGTCGTGCTGGTCTACGGGGCCGCCGCACTGCTGATCACCTTCGCCGTCGACGTGGCCGTGGCCGTCGCCGACCCCCAGTCCACCGTCCGCGGGAGTTGA
- a CDS encoding dipeptide/oligopeptide/nickel ABC transporter permease/ATP-binding protein: MPHQDHDSSLRHRLGRSLRTPIGVTALTACLLVALVAVFGPVLLGDRAAQVDTDAINQGSSAAHLLGTDQLGRDIAARVVVATRLTLRLTLLAAVIGVGGGLLLGVAPAVVGRRLGRLITATVGVLVAFPGLLFLLFLATIFGVGSTGAVFAVGLAMVPPMARLVQNLTASIAGSDYVAAARILGAGRFKLVVRHLLPNIAEPVVLFATQATGGILVAFSGLSFLGLGVQPPQYDWGRLLNEQLNRIFVNPAAALAPGAAVVLTGLMFGLVGEVLAQAGGRRAPHTPEPAPQQRPATPDEPVADGDAGALVRARDLRVTFPGGRQAVRGISLDIGTGEAVGLVGESGSGKSLSALALADLVPYPGRVSADTLRFDGDDLRADPRLGTELAMVFQDPMASLNPALRVGRQLAEVAEVHLGAGRAQAAARAVDRLAAVRIPTPERRARQRPHEYSGGMRQRAVIAMGLMGKPKLIIADEPTTALDVAVQQQVLDLLAEVREDSGAALLLISHDLAVVAQVCERVLVMYAGLIVEHLPVGELLEGAAHPYTRALVGAVPTMATDPGTELATIPGRPPEPGETGEGCPFAPRCERARERCHEAAPGLAAFGPGRQVACWYPVGTAAGCGPVVATSYAAEATS; this comes from the coding sequence ATGCCTCATCAGGACCATGACAGCTCGCTGCGGCACCGGCTCGGCCGCTCCCTCCGGACGCCGATCGGCGTCACCGCGCTCACCGCCTGCCTGCTGGTCGCACTGGTCGCCGTATTCGGCCCCGTGCTGCTCGGCGACCGGGCGGCTCAGGTCGACACGGACGCGATCAACCAGGGCAGCAGCGCCGCCCATCTGCTGGGCACGGACCAGCTCGGCAGGGACATCGCCGCCCGCGTCGTGGTGGCGACCCGGCTGACCCTGCGACTCACCCTGCTCGCCGCCGTGATCGGTGTCGGCGGCGGGCTGCTGCTGGGCGTCGCCCCGGCGGTCGTGGGCCGACGCCTGGGCCGGCTGATCACCGCGACCGTCGGCGTGCTGGTGGCCTTTCCGGGACTGCTGTTCCTGCTCTTCCTCGCGACGATCTTCGGGGTGGGCAGCACCGGCGCGGTGTTCGCCGTGGGGCTGGCCATGGTCCCGCCCATGGCGCGGCTGGTACAGAACCTGACGGCCTCGATCGCGGGTTCCGACTACGTCGCGGCGGCCCGGATCCTGGGGGCCGGCCGGTTCAAGCTGGTGGTACGTCATCTGCTGCCCAACATCGCCGAACCGGTGGTGCTGTTCGCCACCCAGGCGACAGGCGGCATCCTGGTCGCCTTCTCCGGCCTCTCGTTCCTCGGGCTCGGCGTACAGCCGCCGCAGTACGACTGGGGGCGGCTGCTCAACGAACAGCTGAACCGCATCTTCGTGAACCCGGCGGCGGCCCTGGCACCCGGCGCGGCCGTCGTCCTGACGGGGCTGATGTTCGGCCTGGTCGGCGAGGTGCTCGCGCAGGCCGGTGGCCGACGCGCGCCCCACACGCCGGAGCCGGCGCCGCAGCAGCGGCCGGCGACACCGGACGAACCGGTCGCCGACGGCGACGCCGGGGCCCTGGTCCGGGCACGCGATCTGCGGGTGACGTTCCCGGGCGGGCGGCAGGCCGTACGCGGGATCTCGCTGGACATCGGCACGGGCGAGGCGGTCGGCCTGGTCGGCGAATCGGGCTCCGGCAAGAGCCTGAGCGCGCTGGCACTCGCGGATCTCGTCCCGTACCCGGGCAGGGTCTCGGCCGACACCCTCCGCTTCGACGGGGACGATCTGCGGGCGGACCCACGGCTCGGCACCGAACTGGCCATGGTCTTCCAGGACCCGATGGCCTCGCTGAACCCGGCCCTGCGCGTGGGCCGCCAGCTCGCCGAGGTGGCCGAGGTGCACCTGGGAGCCGGCCGCGCACAGGCCGCGGCACGCGCCGTCGACCGGCTCGCCGCCGTGCGCATCCCCACGCCGGAACGCCGCGCCCGGCAGCGGCCGCACGAGTACTCCGGCGGGATGCGGCAGCGGGCCGTCATCGCGATGGGACTGATGGGGAAGCCGAAACTGATCATCGCCGACGAGCCCACCACGGCGCTCGACGTGGCGGTCCAGCAGCAGGTGCTCGACCTGCTCGCCGAGGTGCGCGAGGACTCCGGCGCCGCGCTGCTGCTGATCTCCCACGACCTCGCCGTCGTCGCCCAGGTCTGCGAACGCGTCCTGGTGATGTACGCGGGCCTGATCGTCGAGCACCTCCCGGTCGGCGAACTGCTCGAAGGCGCCGCCCACCCGTACACCCGGGCCCTGGTGGGCGCGGTCCCGACCATGGCCACGGACCCCGGGACGGAACTGGCGACCATCCCCGGCCGGCCGCCGGAACCGGGGGAGACCGGCGAGGGATGCCCGTTCGCACCGCGCTGCGAACGCGCCCGGGAACGCTGCCACGAAGCCGCCCCCGGACTCGCCGCCTTCGGGCCGGGCCGACAGGTCGCCTGCTGGTACCCGGTCGGGACGGCGGCCGGGTGTGGGCCCGTCGTGGCCACGTCATACGCAGCGGAGGCGACGTCATGA
- a CDS encoding ABC transporter ATP-binding protein: MSSLELRGITVRYGRFTAVDNVDLLVPEGTVTGLVGGSGSGKSTLGKAVVGLAPTQSGRVLVDGSDAARRRGRSPVQLVFQNPYASLDPRMTVGASVAEALSGGTGPGEATGRRAPARERRAARDAEVARFLGLVGIDPARAALTPDALSGGQRQRVALARALAARPAVLIADEITSALDVSVQGAVLNLLRRLQRELGFAMLFISHNLAVVRYLCDQVAVMDGGHLVECGPTDRVLERPEHPTTRNLISCVPTLALAEEASCPDH, translated from the coding sequence ATGAGCTCACTCGAACTGCGCGGGATCACGGTGCGCTACGGCCGCTTCACCGCCGTGGACAACGTCGACCTGCTGGTGCCGGAGGGAACCGTGACCGGACTGGTGGGCGGGTCGGGGTCGGGAAAATCGACCCTCGGCAAGGCCGTGGTGGGACTGGCGCCGACGCAGTCGGGACGTGTACTGGTCGACGGGAGCGATGCCGCGCGCCGGCGCGGGCGCAGCCCGGTGCAGCTGGTGTTCCAGAACCCGTACGCCTCGCTCGATCCGCGCATGACCGTCGGCGCGTCCGTGGCCGAAGCGCTGTCCGGCGGGACCGGACCGGGCGAGGCGACCGGGCGCAGGGCACCGGCCCGGGAACGCCGCGCCGCACGCGATGCCGAGGTGGCACGCTTCCTCGGACTGGTCGGCATCGACCCCGCCCGTGCCGCGCTCACCCCGGACGCCCTCTCCGGCGGCCAGCGCCAACGGGTGGCCCTGGCCAGGGCCCTGGCCGCCCGGCCCGCCGTGCTGATCGCGGACGAGATCACCTCGGCCCTGGACGTGTCCGTCCAGGGCGCGGTGCTCAATCTGCTCCGCCGCCTCCAGCGCGAACTGGGCTTCGCGATGCTCTTCATCTCCCACAACCTCGCGGTCGTCCGCTACCTCTGCGACCAGGTCGCCGTGATGGACGGCGGACACCTCGTCGAATGCGGCCCCACCGACCGGGTGCTGGAGCGCCCGGAGCACCCGACGACCCGCAACCTGATCTCCTGCGTACCCACCCTTGCCCTCGCCGAGGAGGCGTCATGCCCCGACCACTGA
- a CDS encoding S9 family peptidase produces the protein MPRPLTIDDLYRFEIPGDPALSPDGERVAYTLTTQDADNDRVIRSIWEVRGGGGPARRLTHGPADTAPRWSPDGARLAFLRAGQLHLLSADGGEAVALTTPARCPAGAGTPVWSPDGSRIAFAASETYRADSAPVVIDALGWKADGAGLIGSLRTQLFVVEVDSGEVAQLTKGDRHVGPPSWSPDGTQLAYPAQTTSDAAVFGPSAAHVVGVGENASEPRRVGPVDGLVGPVSWYPDGSALLVVGRTTFGVGHSELLRQPLDGSAPVSLSAALDRNVMGGGPGYPGALPQFHGDDIVFCARDRGATRLFRLDAAGISASPLPVGTGVSGCSVVTKAGRAAVVVSDATRFAEVVLLDLDAWTSGEPGLPSAGPQPARLTDHMARSLPGIALHPVTEREFTIADGTVVHGMITRAADTPPGGPLLVDVHGGPHNAWAPHSDPVHLYHQELASRGWTILTLNVRASDGYGEAFYTAAVGAWGETDEQDVLQPVAALVDEGLVDPERIALTGYSYGGYLTCWLSTRSDLFAAVVPGGVLVDLKSMSGTSEEGHLIADYEIGDPERLTELSPISHADAVRAPTLILHGGADSTCPVGQAEQWFHALRTRDVPARLVVYPGSSHLFLLDGRPSHREDYSRRLIDWVTTHTNTSIR, from the coding sequence ATGCCCCGACCACTGACGATCGACGACTTGTACCGGTTCGAGATCCCGGGCGATCCCGCGCTGTCCCCCGACGGCGAACGCGTCGCCTACACCCTGACCACCCAGGACGCCGACAACGACCGTGTGATCCGCTCGATCTGGGAGGTACGCGGCGGGGGCGGCCCGGCCCGGCGCCTCACCCACGGCCCGGCGGACACCGCGCCGCGCTGGTCCCCGGACGGGGCGCGGCTGGCCTTCCTGCGCGCGGGGCAGCTCCATCTGCTGTCCGCCGACGGGGGAGAGGCCGTGGCACTCACCACGCCCGCCCGGTGCCCGGCCGGGGCGGGCACGCCGGTCTGGAGCCCGGACGGATCACGCATCGCCTTCGCCGCCTCCGAGACGTATCGCGCGGACAGCGCACCGGTGGTCATCGACGCCCTCGGCTGGAAGGCGGACGGGGCGGGCCTGATCGGGTCGCTGCGCACGCAGCTGTTCGTGGTGGAGGTGGACTCGGGCGAGGTCGCACAGCTCACGAAGGGCGACCGGCACGTCGGCCCGCCGAGCTGGTCGCCCGACGGCACCCAGCTCGCCTACCCGGCGCAGACCACCTCGGACGCGGCCGTGTTCGGCCCCTCGGCCGCCCATGTCGTGGGGGTCGGGGAGAACGCGTCCGAGCCCCGCCGGGTCGGGCCCGTGGACGGTCTCGTCGGTCCGGTGAGCTGGTACCCCGACGGGTCCGCGCTGCTCGTCGTCGGCCGGACCACGTTCGGCGTCGGCCACTCGGAACTGCTGCGCCAGCCGCTGGACGGATCCGCTCCGGTGTCCCTCAGCGCCGCCCTGGACCGCAACGTCATGGGCGGCGGCCCCGGATACCCGGGCGCGCTGCCGCAGTTCCACGGCGACGACATCGTCTTCTGCGCTCGCGACCGGGGTGCCACCCGCCTGTTCCGGCTGGACGCGGCCGGGATCAGCGCGTCCCCGCTGCCCGTCGGCACCGGGGTCAGCGGATGCTCGGTCGTCACCAAGGCCGGCCGTGCGGCGGTCGTGGTCTCCGACGCGACGCGCTTCGCCGAGGTCGTGCTGCTCGACCTGGACGCCTGGACGTCCGGGGAACCGGGCCTGCCGTCGGCCGGGCCGCAGCCCGCGCGGCTCACCGACCACATGGCCCGGTCGCTGCCCGGGATCGCCCTCCACCCGGTCACCGAACGCGAGTTCACCATCGCGGACGGCACAGTCGTGCACGGCATGATCACCCGTGCCGCGGACACGCCCCCGGGCGGCCCGCTGCTGGTGGACGTGCACGGCGGCCCGCACAACGCCTGGGCGCCGCACTCCGACCCGGTCCACCTCTACCACCAGGAGCTGGCCTCGCGGGGCTGGACGATCCTGACGCTGAACGTCCGCGCCAGCGACGGCTACGGCGAGGCGTTCTACACGGCCGCCGTGGGCGCCTGGGGCGAGACCGACGAACAGGACGTCCTGCAACCGGTCGCCGCCCTCGTCGACGAGGGACTCGTCGACCCGGAACGGATCGCGCTCACCGGCTACAGCTACGGCGGCTATCTGACCTGCTGGCTCTCCACCCGCAGCGACCTCTTCGCCGCCGTCGTGCCGGGCGGCGTCCTGGTCGACCTGAAGAGCATGTCCGGCACCTCCGAGGAAGGACACCTGATCGCCGACTACGAGATCGGCGACCCGGAACGGCTGACGGAACTCTCGCCGATCAGCCACGCCGACGCGGTACGCGCACCCACCCTGATCCTGCACGGCGGTGCGGACAGTACCTGCCCGGTGGGCCAGGCCGAGCAGTGGTTCCACGCGCTGCGCACCCGGGACGTGCCGGCCCGGCTGGTCGTGTACCCCGGCAGCTCCCATCTGTTCCTCCTGGACGGCCGGCCCTCGCACCGGGAGGACTACTCCCGTCGCCTGATCGACTGGGTCACCACGCACACCAACACCTCGATCCGCTGA